GGAGCTGCGAGGCCCCGTCCCAGCCCTGATTGAACGACCCGAACGCCGCGCTCGACGTGGTCGCCGCGAGGACGAGGCCGACGGCGACGACGACCGTGAGCCCGACGAGTACGACTTGGGGATAGTCGAAATCCGGCCGATCCATCAGACCACACCCTGCGGAAGGATGGCGAGCACCCGTCGGACCACGACGTAGGCGAAGACGACGAGCCCGGCGAGGATCACCCACCGGAGTCGGGCGCGCCAGCGCGGCGTCACGGCGAACGGGGCGGTGAGTTCGACTACGACGAGGAAGCCGATGAGCGAGAGCACGAAGAAGAGCTCCAGCGAGAGCGCGCCCAGCAGCGACAGGCAGACCACCGTCGCGAGCATCCAGGCGGTCTGCCCGTAGACGAAGCGCCGTCGCCGCTGGGTTGCCATGGTACCGCCTCCCGGTCGTCGTCCTTCAACCTACCGACTCGGAGGCTTATTTATCCCGTTCGTTCGCCCGACGGAACCCCTCTCACCACACCCAGGTCGTTTCACGACGTGCGTTCGGTGCGGGTCGGCGGGCCGACCGTAACCCCTTCACTACGGCGGCACGACGACCGTCCATGGCACGGGACGACCGCACGTGCTGTGCGGCCTCGCGCGACCCGGAGCGGCCGTCGCGGGAGCGACCCTCGGCGGCCGACCGGGACCGGGTCGAACGGACCGCCCCGGCGACGGCCGACGACGGGAGAACGACGCGAATGGTACGCCTCGACGGCGGCCGGTTCACGATGGGGACCGACGACGGGGTCGGGTTCCCCGAGGACGGCGAGGGGCCGGCGCGCGAGGTGGCGCTCGACCCGTTCTACGTCGACCGGTTCGCCGTGACGAACGCCGAGTTCCTCCGGTTCGTTCGCGAGACGGGCTACACCACCGAGGCCGAACGGTTCGGCTGGTCGTTCGTCTTCGAGGACTTCGTCGCGCCCGCCGACGAGTCACACGTGATGCAGTCCGTGGCGGCAGCGCCGTGGTGGGTCGCCGTCGAGGGCGCGACCTGGCTCCGACCCGAGGGTCCGAGTTCGAGCGTGGTCGGGGACGACCGGTTGAAACAGCCCGTCGCGCACGTCTCGTGGAACGACGCCCAGGCGTACGCCGACTGGGCCGGCAAGCGCCTCCCGACGGAAGCCGAGTGGGAGTACGCCGCACGCGGCGGGCTGGAGGGAAAACGGTATCCCTGGGGCGACGACCTCCGACCCGACGGCGAGCACCGCTGTAACATCTGGCAGGGCGACTTCCCGGAGCACAACACCGGCGACGACGGCTACCTCGGCCCCGCACCCGTAACCGCCTACGAACCGAACGGGTTCGGGCTCTACAACGTCTCCGGCAACGTCTGGGAGTGGTGTGCCGACTGGTTCAGCTCGGAGTACCACACCACCGAGGCCTACTCCCACACGAACCCGACGGGTCCGCCGGACGGCGATTCGCGGGTGATGCGCGGCGGGTCGTACCTCTGTCATCGGTCGTGGTGCAACCGATACCGGGTCGCGGCGCGCTCGCAGAACACGCCCGACAGC
This sequence is a window from Halococcus hamelinensis 100A6. Protein-coding genes within it:
- a CDS encoding formylglycine-generating enzyme family protein, whose amino-acid sequence is MARDDRTCCAASRDPERPSRERPSAADRDRVERTAPATADDGRTTRMVRLDGGRFTMGTDDGVGFPEDGEGPAREVALDPFYVDRFAVTNAEFLRFVRETGYTTEAERFGWSFVFEDFVAPADESHVMQSVAAAPWWVAVEGATWLRPEGPSSSVVGDDRLKQPVAHVSWNDAQAYADWAGKRLPTEAEWEYAARGGLEGKRYPWGDDLRPDGEHRCNIWQGDFPEHNTGDDGYLGPAPVTAYEPNGFGLYNVSGNVWEWCADWFSSEYHTTEAYSHTNPTGPPDGDSRVMRGGSYLCHRSWCNRYRVAARSQNTPDSSTGNIGFRCVVDVA